A section of the Pan paniscus chromosome 11, NHGRI_mPanPan1-v2.0_pri, whole genome shotgun sequence genome encodes:
- the LOC103783515 gene encoding serpin H1-like: MSCKSYIKIGYRRVESCRGSRARLPSWSQPSPTQPNPARPSPDRSIVVHANHLPATRSLLLLSAFCLLAVALATEVKKPAATAAPGTAEKLSPKAATLAEHSAGLAFSLYQAMAKDQAVENILVSPVVVASSLGLVSLGGKATTASEAKAVLSAKQLRDEEVHAGVGEPLRSLSNSTARNVTWKLCSRL; this comes from the coding sequence ATGAGTTGTAAAAGTTACATAAAAATAGGCTATAGAAGAGTAGAATCGTGTCGCGGCTCGAGAGCGAGACTCCCGTCTTGGAGCCAGCCCAGCCCAACCCAGCCCAACCCAGCTCGACCCAGCCCTGACAGGTCCATCGTGGTGCACGCAAACCACCTCCCAGCCACGCGCTCCCTCCTGCTCCTCAGTGCCTTCTGCCTCCTGGCGGTGGCCTTGGCGACCGAGGTGAAGAAACCTGCAGCCACAGCAGCTCCTGGCACCGCAGAGAAGCTGAGCCCCAAGGCAGCCACGCTGGCCGAACACAGCGCCGGCCTGGCCTTCAGCCTGTACCAGGCCATGGCCAAGGACCAGGCGGTGGAGAACATCCTGGTGTCGCCCGTGGTGGTGGCCTCGTCGCTGGGGCTCGTGTCGCTGGGCGGCAAGGCGACCACGGcgtcggaggccaaggcagtgctGAGTGCCAAGCAGCTGCGCGACGAGGAGGTGCACGCCGGCGTGGGCGAGCCGCTGCGTTCACTCAGCAACTCCACCGCGCGCAACGTGACCTGGAAGCTGTGCAGTCGCCTGTAG